The stretch of DNA ACGGCGGCTACCAGCGCTTCACGCTGGTCGAGTCCTCGATCATGGAGCCAGGCCTGGCAGCCAGGCATCCCGGCATCAAGACCTACCGGGGCCGCGGCATCGACGATCCGAACGCCACCTTGCGCATGGACATTACCCCGCTCGGCCTGCACGCCTCGGTGCGTTCTCCGAACGGCGGCTACTACGTCGATCCCTACTACCGCAACGACACCAGCGTCTACGTCAGCTACAGCCGCGCGGACCTGATCAACCCGCGCGCACCGCTGGTCGAACCCGCGCTGCCGGAAGCGCAACTGAGCCTGTCGCGCTCCTTCTACAAGGAAGGCGATGCCGTCGATGTGCGCGGTGCCGGCTTCGCGCCAGGCGAAAACGTCCAGCTGAGCGTGCGCGGCGAAGACGAAGGACTGGTACTGCAGAACTTGACCGCCAGGGCCGGCGAGAAGGCCAGCTCGGCGCCCTTCCAGGTGGTGGACGCCGCGGCGTCGCCCAACGCCCTGGTCGGCGACGCCCTGCGTACCTATCGCCTGGCGCTGGTCACAGACCCCACCTATGCCGCCTACTTCGGCGCCGAGAACGTCACTGCCGCCAAGGTCACGCTGATCAACCGCGTCACCCAGGTCTACGAGGACGAAACCGCGATCCGCCTGGTGCTGATCGACGCCACCGACGCGCTCAACCTGAATACCCCGGACCAGATGACCGGCGCCAACGGCCCCTGCGGCGGCGCAGCCTGCTTCACGCCGGCCCAGGCATCGGGCTGCGCCAGCGGCACGCTCACGCGCAACCGCGTCGTCGCCGGCCTGCTGGCCGGGGCCAGCAACTTCGACGTCGGCCACATCGCCCTCGGCCTGAATGGCGGCGGCGTCGCCAGCCTGGGCGTGGTCGGCGGCAGCTCCAAGGCGCAGGGCTGCACCGGCCTGCCGCAGCCGACCGGCGACTTCTTCGCGGTCGACTACGTTGCGCACGAACTGGGCCACCAGTTCGCGGGCAACCATACCTTCAACGGCATCAACAGCAACTGTTCCGGCGGCAACCGCAGCGCGGCCAACTCGGTCGAACCGGGCAGCGGCTCGTCGATCATGGCCTACGCCGGCATCTGCACCGCCGACAACCTGCAGAACCACAGCGATCCCTACTGGTCGCAGCGCAGCTTCGACGAGATCGTGGCCCTGACCTCGTCCAACGAACTCACGCTCAGTGAAATCCAGATGGGTGTGCTGACCGGTTTCAACACGAACGGGCAGCAGTTCCAGATCGCCTATAACGGCGGCCTGTCGGCACCAATCGTACGCGGCGCCAACTATACGACGGCCGGCATCAAGGCGGCGATCGAAGGCACCGCCGGCTGGCCCGCGGGCGGCACGGTGGCGGTCAGCGCATTGAGCGATACCGCCTTCACGGTGACGTTCGGCGGCGCGCTGGCCGGCGTCAACGTCGCAACGCTGCAGCTCCAGGGCTTCAGCGGCGGCAGCAGCGGCTATGTCGGCGAAATCACCGCCGGCGGCCCGACTACCCGCCGCGGGTCGGTGTCCTACAGCGGCAATACCGCGCCGGTCGTGTCGGTCACGGGCAGCTACACGATCCCGGTGCGCACGCCCTTCGCCCTGACCGGCAGCGCGGTCGATGCGGACGACGATCCGCTCACCTACCTGTGGGAGCAGAACGACCGCGGCGCCGCCACCGGCACTGCCCTGACCAGCAATCTCAAGACCAATGGTCCGCTGTTCCGCCAGTTCGGCATGCGCGCGCTGGTCTCGAACGCGGACGCGCTCGAGTTCAACTCGCCCGGGCAGAACGAGGTGAACGCGAATCCGACCCGCGTGTTCCCCGACATGGCCCAGATCCTGGCGAACAACACCAACGCCCGTACCGGCGCCTGCCCGGCCCCCAGCTCGCCGCTGACCGCGGCCGAGATCGAGTGCTATTCGGAGTTCCTGCCGACCGCCGCCTACGTCGGCTTCAACGCCAACGCCAACCCGGCCTCGCTCAACTTCAAGCTGACGGTACGCGACGGCCGCGGGGGCGTGAACAGCGCCACCACGAACCTGGTGCTGGCGCCGCTGGCCGGCCCCTTCCTGGTCACCTCGCAGGGTGCGCCTGCAACGCTGGATGCCGGCAGCATCCAGAACGTGACCTGGAACGTGGCCAACACCAATGCCGCGCCGGTGAACACCTCGGCCGTGAAGATCAGCCTGTCGACCGACGGCGGCGCGACCTAGCCTTATGTACTGGCCGAGTCGGCCCCGAACACCGGCAGCGCCAGCGTGCAGCTGCCGGCGATCGCCGCCGCGGCCGCGCGCATCAAGGTGGCAGCGGTCGGCAACGTGTTCTTCGACGTGTCGGACGCGGACATCGCGATCCGCCTGCGCGCGGACGCCAATGGCGACGGCATGGTCGACTGTGCCGACGTGGCCATCGTTAAGGCCTCGGTTGGCAAGCGCAGCGGCCAGGCGAGCTTCGATCCGCGCGCGGACGTCACCGGTGACGGCATCGTCGACCTGCGCGATCTGGCCTATGTCAACCAGCGCCTGGCGCCGGGCAGCGTCTGCAACTGACGCGCACGCGCCATCCGGGCGGGCGCCAGCCCGCCCGGATCAAACTAATGTTTATCAAGGACTAACAAATGTTTAAACTGAAAACCTTCCTGGCTGCCGCCCTGCTGGCCGTCACCGCCCAAGCCTGGGCCGCACCGATCCTGAGCGCCGACGCCACGCCGACTCCGGCCACCGCCGGCGCCAGGCTCGACGTCGACGTGCGCATCGCGGATATCGTCGACGTGTTTGCCTACCAGTTTACGCTGAACTACGATGCCAGCCTGCTTCAGGCGACCGGCATCAGCGAAGGCAGCTTCCTGGGTGCGGGCGGGCCGACCGACTGGTTCGTTCTCGGCATCGACAACGACGCGGGCAGCATCTCCTTCGTGCTCGGCTCCCTGGTCGGCGCAGTGCCAGGCGTATCGGGCAGCGGTAACCTGGCGAGCATCGCCTTCCAGGCGATCGGCATCGGCAATGCGGCGCTGTCGTTCTCGGACGTGCTGTTCCTCGACAGTAGTCTGAACGATATCGATGTCGAATTCGGTAATTTAACGATCGGCATCGCCCCCGCCTCGGGCAACGTGCCGGAGCCGGCCAGCCTCGCCCTGTTCGGCATCGGCCTGGCCGGCGCCGGCCTGCTGCGCCGCCGCGCCGCTCTAGCACGCGTCTGAGCGCATCCTCCGCGGCCCCACGGACGTCGCCCTTACTGGCGCCGTCCGGCAAGCAAGCGTGGGGCCGCGCGAGACGCCAGCCCCGGGTCTATTCCAGCGCGCGCCGGCGCGACTCCAGGTCGACGCAGGCGATCGCGATCGCGCCGATCACCAGGAAGGCCGCCAGCATGGCCAGCGCCAGCGTGAAACGGGTCGCCATCACCGGCGCCACGATGCTCGGCGCGAACAGGCCGCCGAAGCGGGCCACCGCGCCGGCCATGCCCATGCCGCTGGCGCGCAGGCCGGTCGGATACACCTCCGGCGTGAACGCATACAGCGCGCCCCAGGTGCCCAGCAGCGCAAAGCTCATCAACAGGGTCGAACCGACCACCAGCCAGGTAGCGCTGCCCAGGCTGTAGGCCATGCAGCCGGCGGCGCTCAGCAGCAGGAAGCCGACCAGGGTCGGCTTGCGTCCCCAGCGCTCCACGCCATAGGCAGCCAGCGCAAAGCCCGGCAGCTGCACCAGCGCCAGCAGGATCAGGAATTCCTGCCCGCGCATGAAGCCGAATCCCTCGCTGCTCAGCTTGACCGGCAGGTAGACGAAGATGCCATAGTAGGCGACGGAGATCAGCATCCATGCCGCGAACAGCGCGGTGCTGCGGCGCCGCAGCTTGCCGGAGAATAGCGCCGCCATCGGCTGCCTGCCGCCGGTGTCCGGCGCCAGGGGCCGGATCTCGACCCGGCGGCCGTTCACCGCGGCCACCCGCGCCAGCACGGCGCGCGCCTGCTCCCCCTTGCCGCTGCGGTTGAGGTACATGGGGGATTCGGGCACGTACAGGCGCAGGACGACGCCGAACAGGGCCGGCAGGCCGGTCACCAGGAAGATCACCCGCCAGGCGTCGACTCCCCAGCGCAGCGCGACCAGAGCCAGCACCGCCAGCAGGATGGTGCCGACGGCCCAGAAGGATTCGAGCAGCACCAGCCAGCGTCCGCGCCGGTCGCTGGGCAGGAATTCGGCCATCATGGTGTAGTCGACGGGCAGCGTGCCGCCGACGCCGACACCGGTCAGGAAGCGCAGCACCAGCAGCCAGCCCAGGTCGGGCGCGAAGGCCGAGGCCACCCCGAAGCAGGCATCGAGCAGCACCGCCGCCATCAGCACCGGCCGGCGCCCGATGCGGTCCGCCAGACGCCCGAAACCGAAGGCGCCGACCAGCATCCCGACAAAAAACCAGGTCCCGGTCCGCAGCGCTTCCGGCAGCGTGACCCCGAAGGTCTGCGCGATCGATGGCGCGCTGAAGCCGATCGACAGCACCTGCATGGCGTCGGCCATCCAGACCAGGCCGAAGATGGCGAACAGGCGGTACTGGAAGCGGCCGACGCCGGCCGCCTGCAGTCCCTGCTCTACGGTCGCGGTCATGGTGGACATCGTCGTTGTTCTCGCGGTCATGGCTGGAGTGTGCGGGAATATTGCAGGGCCAACAGTGCAATGGAAAACACTGGGACGAAAAAAATGCCTGCAATGCAGGCATTTTCGGGAGCTTCGGCGTGTTACACGCCAACCATCGAGACGGCCTTGGTGTTCAGGTAGGACTCCAGCGCTTCCGGACCGCCCTCGGACCCGTAGCCCGAATCCTTGATGCCGCCGAACGGCAGCTCGGCGCTCGGGGTGGCGGGCTGGTTAATCCAGAGCATGCCGACTTCGACGCGGTTCATCAGGAGCTGGGCGTACTTGATCGAGCGGGTGAAGGCGTAGCCGGCCAGGCCATACGGCAGGCGGTTCGCTTCCGCGATCGCATCTTCCAGGCTGTCGAAACCGCGCACCGCTGCCAGCGGGCCGAAGGGCTCGTCGTTGAACACGCTCGCGGCCAAAGGCACGTCGGCCAGCACGGTCGGGGCGAAGAAGTTGCCGGCGTCGCCGACGCGCTCGCCGCCGGTGGCGACGACGGCGCCCTTGGCGCGTGCGTCTTCGACGAACTGGGCCATGGCGCTCAGGCGGCGCGGATTGGCCAGCGGCCCGAGGGTGGTGCCCTCCTGCAGGCCGTCGCCCAGCTTCAGGCCTTCGGCATGCGCCACCAGTGCGCGCGTGAATTCGTCCTTGATCGCGTTGTGCACCAGGAAGCGGGTCGGCGAGATGCACACCTGGCCGGCGTTGCGGAACTTGGCCGCGCCGGCCGCCTTGACGGCCAGGGCCACGTCCGCGTCCTCGGCGATGATCACCGGGGCATGGCCGCCCAGCTCCATGGTCGCGCGCTTCATGTGGGCGCCGGCCAGGGCGGCGAGCTGCTTGCCGACCGGGGTCGAGCCGGTGAAAGTGACCTTGCGGATGATCGGGTGCGGAATCAGGTAGCCGGAGATCTCGGCCGGGTCGCCGAACACCAGGCCGACCACTCCCGGCGGCACGCCGGCATCGACGAAGCACTGGAACAGGGCCGCCGGCGAGGCCGGGGTCTCTTCCGGCGCCTTGCACAGGAAGGAGCAGCCGGTGGCCAGGGCGGCGGCCAGCTTGCGCACCACCTGGTTGATCGGGAAGTTCCACGGGGTGAAGGCGGCCACCGGGCCGACCGGCTCCTTGAGCACCAGCTGCTGGGCGGCCGGGTTGCGCGACGGCACGATGCGGCCATACACGCGCATGCCTTCGGCGGCGAACCAGTCGATGATCTCGGCGCCGGCCATGGCTTCCATCTTCGCTTCGGCCAGCGGCTTGCCCTGCTCCTGGGTCAGCAGGCGGGCGATGTCGCCGGCGCGCTCGCGCAGCAGGTTGGCGGCGCGGCGCATGGTGGCGGCGCGCTCGGCGGCGGTAACGTTACGCCAGGTCTCGAAGCCCTTTTGCGCCGCGGCCAGGGCGCGGTCCAGGTCGGCGACGCTGGCGTGGGCCACGGTGCCGATCGACTGGCCGGTGGCGGGGTTCACCACGGGGATCGTCTTGCCGCCCGTCGCGTCTTGCCATTCGTTGGCGATGAGGAGTCGGGTATCTGGATAGCTGGAAGTCGTCATGGGCCTCAAGTCCTGTGTTGAATGAATCGTAAATCATGATCATAACCGTTGTTCGCTTGCCCTGCAGGCCGGCGCGCCGGGTCCGGGCTGCGGCCAAAAAAGAAAACCCGCCGAGGCGGGCTTCCTGCTCAGCTGGACGATAGTTCGCAGAAACCATCGTATTGCTGGCAGGTGATAAGAAGATTGCCGATTAAATGCGGCAAAGCCTGGCGCGGCGGACGTATCTGCGCCGATTTCGCTCGTTGATCAAGATGATCACGATCAACACAACTGCTTCGAACGGTTGGTCCTTGATCAGGTGTACAAGTTGAGTCATGGTTTCGAGGTCAAACATGATGCTTCCTTTAAAAAGGTTGGAAGGACTCGCCGATAGGACATCCACAAGCTTCCTTCTGGGTGCTTTTTCCGCGAGCACATGTTCGACCGGCCCATTCCTCAGCAGTTGCCGCAAGTCGGTGCCAAGCTGAGCCGTATCAATAGGACCCGCTTAGGCGCCAGATGCCTGCCTTTAGATTGGCAGAAAGAGACAAGTGGCAGATGACCAAGCTTAAGCTGAGCAAAGACAGTGAGCGGCCACCTTTGATTCCATACAATCCCATGGAGCGGTAATGTCGAGCCAAAGGATGTTGGAAAGCTAATGGAAAGCGTGATCGTCTACACAGGGAAGGACTTGCGCCGCATGCGGGAGGAAGGCGGCTGCGGCCACTGGACCGCCAGCCCGATCCGGGTGGAGGCCGCCCAGTACCTGGTATGCGTACGGAACCGCCGCGAGCAATGGGCCGCGATGGACCACGAGCACGGCGTGGCTTTCCTGATTGCGAAAATCACCGGCACCAAGCCGTCGATGCATGCGGCGAGGATCACGATTGAATTCGACAGCTATGCCTTGCTCGCTATCCCCGATGCCTGGCAGCTGCTGGCCAAGGGTCAGCGTTTTCCTGTCGCCTACATGGAAACCGCTGACTTGTTCACCAGGCTGACCCTGGACCCGGACGCGCTGGCCTGGAAGCCGTTTACCACCAACCCAGGCCCTGTCCAGCGACACCTGGCGGATGCGCCTGGCGCGTACAGCGGTGCGCCCGATGCGGGCCGCAGCAACGTGGAGAGCTTTACCAATGCCATCGCCGATGCCAAGCGTAAGCTGGCCGACTCCCTTGGCATAGCTTCCGAGAAGATCGAGATAACGATTCGCCTGTAAGGCAGCGAGTCAAGGCAGCGCCAGCACCGTATGCGGCAATCCCGGCGTATCGACACGGAAGGCAAACAGTCCGCCCGCCAGCGGCTGCTCGAGACGCTGCGCCGGCGACAGCCCTTTCCAGGCCGTGGTCACATAAGCCGTGCGCAGGTCCGGGCCACCGAAGGCCAACTTGGTAATGTTCGTGCATGGGAAGCGGACGCTGCCCACCAGCCGTCCGGCCGCCGTGTAGCGTTCGATGCGGCCGGCGCCGAACAGGGCGATCCACAGGTGGCCTTCGCAGTCCACCGCCATGCCGTCCGGACGGCTGCCCTCCGGCAGTTGCAGGAACACCCGCTTGGCGGCCAGGCTGCCGTCCTCGCGCAGGTCGAAGGCGTACACGCGCCGCAGCGGCGTATCGGTGTGATACAGGGTTTTCCCGTCCGGGCTGATGGCCGGGCCATTGGTGATGATGTAGCCGTCATCGGCGCGCGCCAGGACGCCGTCGCGGCCGAGCCGGTACAGGGCGCCGGTCGGCGCGGCCTGGCCGTCGTCCATCGATCCGAACCAGAGGTTGCCGCCGGCGTCGACGTGGCCGTCGTTGAAACGATTGCCCGGCAGGTCCTCCTCGATGCGCCGCAGCGGCGCGAACGCGCCGGCCGCCGGGTCAAAGCGGTACAGGCCGTCTTCCAGGGCGCAGACCATGCTGCCGTCGGCGGCGGGCACCACGAAACCGGGCTGGCCGGGCGCGTTCCAGCTGCGCCGCGCGCTGCCGTCCGCGGCGCAGCGGTGGATGCGCCTGCCCTTGATGTCGACGAAATAGACCGCGCTGGCGGCGGCGTGCCACAGGGCGCCCTCGCCCAGGTGGGCGCCGACGTCCCAGATGCACTGGGGTGTTGTGAGAATATTCATCGGCGCATTGTAGCGCCGCAGGAGCTTGGGACCGCTTACAGGTAGCGGTAGCCGATGTCGCTGTACGGAGCGCCCGCCAGCTCGAAGGCACGGCGCAGCAAGGCGCCAAGGCGGCGCGCAAGACGGCCGAAGGTGTCGGTTGCTTCTGGACGGGTCGGGTGGATGGCGATGGCGTTCATGCTGTGTCCCTCAATGATGTTGCGTTTAGCGATAGGGAGAGTTTACAGCAGCGCCAGATATATATCCAATTTCTATTTCCGATCACCGCGATAAGTTTTGCAAATATCATGAACAGCCTGGTGCATGCGTGATATCAGCCGGGCTTATATGACTCAGGCAAGATCGCGGGCCCGCTGTCCGCGCGCCACGTCGCGCAGCACTTCCCGCGCTGCATTGTGGCCCGGGGCGCCGGTGACGCCGCCGCCCGGATGGGTTCCCGAGCCGCAGGTGTAGAGCCCGGGAATCGGGCCGCGGTAATCCGCATGTCCCAGCATCGGACGGGCCGCGAACAGCTGGTCCAGTCCCAGCGCGCCGTGGAAGATGTCGCCGCCGACCAGGCCGAAAGTCCGCTCCAGGTCGAGCGGTGTCAATATCTGGCGGCCCAGCACCGAACGCCTGAAGTTGGGTGCGTAACGGTCGACGGTGGCGATCATCAGGTCGGCCACCTCCTCGCGGTGCGCGTCCCAGCTGGCGCCGTCGGGCAGTTGCGGCGCCACGTGCTGGCAGAACAGGCTGGCGACATGCCGGCCCGGCGGCGCCAGGCCGGGGTCCAGGGTGGACGGGATCAGCATCTCGACGATGGGTTCGCGCGACCAGCCATGGGTGCGGGCATCCATGTAGGCGCGATCCATGTACTGCAGGCTGGGCGCGATGATGATGCCGCTGCCATGGTGCTCGGCGGCTTGGCTGCCGGGCAGGCAACTGAAGCTCGGCAGCTCCGACAGCGCCACGTTCATGCGGAAGGTGCCGGAACCGCAGCGCCAGGCCTGCATCCGGCGCAGGAAGTCGCCGGGCAGCGCGCCGGGGTCGACCAGCCGGGTGTAGAGCAGGCGCGGATTCAGGTTCGACACCAGCACGCGCGCATCCAGGCGCTCGCCGCCGGCGGTGACGACGCCGCGGGCTCGGCCCTCCTCCAGCGCCACCTCCTCCACCGCGCAGCCGGTGCGGATCTCCACCCCTTGCGCCTGCGCCGCCTTGGCCATCGCCTGCGTGATGGCGCCCATGCCGCCCATCGCATGCCCCCAGGCGCCCTTCTTGCCGTTGACTTCGCCGAACACATGGTGCAGCAGCACGTAGGCGGAACCGGGCGTATACGGACTGCCGTAGTTGCCCACCACGCTGTCGAAGCCGAACGCCGCCTTGATCGGGGCGCTCTCGAACCAGCCGTCCAGGTAGTCGCCGGCCGACTTGGTGAACAGGTCGAGCAGCTCGCGCTGGGTGGCGAGGGACAGGCCGCGCATCCGGTTGCCGAGTTTGCCGGCCTTGATGAGTTCGGGCAAGGCCGTGAGCCAGCTGCCCTGCACCCGGTTCGGCGGGGTCTGCAGCACCAGCTCGCGCAGCAGGTCGGCTGCGCTGTCGAGGTGGCGGCCGTAATCCTCGAGGCGGCCGGCGTCGCGCTGCGAGAACTTGGCGACCTCCTGCGCCGTCCTGCCGGCGCCCAGCTTCAGGTAGCGGGTATCGTCGAGCGGAAGGAAGTTCGACAGCGGCCGCTCGACGATGCGCAGGCCGTGCTTGCTCAACTCCATATCCGCAATGACCTTGGGGTTGAGCAGGGAGACCGTGTAGGCGGCGACCGAGTTGCGAAAACCGGGGTGGAATTCTTCCGTGACCGCGGCGCCGCCGACCACCGGGCGCCGTTCCAGTACCGTGACCTTCAGGCCGGCGCGGGCCAGGTAGAAGGCGCACACCAGCCCGTTATGGCCGCCCCCGATGATGATCGCGTCGCGCATAGGCTGTCTCCCCGGATAAGGGAAACATTATGTCCCAATGGCACGACGGATGCAGCTTGTAAATACGCCAGGGTTTGGCGCGGATCGAAGGCTCTTCGCTCAGCAGGCGCTCGGCTTCACGCGCTCGACTTCGAGGCCGAACAACGGACGCAGGCGCGTGCCGAACACGTTGCCCGTGAACGCGGCGACGAGCCAGAGCCAGCCGTGCAGGCTGCCCGACAGGATGCCGCTGAAATAGGCGCCGATATTGCAGCCGTAGGCCAGGCGCGCGCCATAGCCGAGCAGCAGGCCGCCGACCACCGCCGCCAGCAGCGAACGCAGGGGCAGGCGCCATACCGGCGCGTAGCGGCCGGCAAGCGCCGCGGCCAGCATCGCGCCCAGCACGATCCCGATGTCCATCACGGTGGTCACGTCGCGCCACAGCGGCGCGGCCAGGGCGGCGGCGTTGGCCTTGGTGGTCCAGTAGGGCCAGCTGGCGATGTCGACCCCGAGGACCGACAGGGTCTTCGCGCCCCACAAGGCGAATGCCGAGGTCACGCCCCAGGGGCGCCCGGCCAGGGCCAGGGTCGCGAAGTTCAGGACCACCAGCGCGACGGCGCCGGCCACCAGCGGCCAGGGGCCGTGCAGCCAGCGCGGGCCGGCCGCCGCCTGCAGCTGCGGCGTGACCAGGCGTCCGTGACGGCGCTTCTCGACCGCCACCGTGATGGCGGCGATCAGGGCGAACACGGCCAGGTTCAGCAGCAGCGCCGGCACCAGGCCCAGCGCGTTCACCATCGACAGCGGCGCCAGCTGCGGCTGCGCGCTCCAGAACGGCATGTGCGCGGTGGCGATCACCGAGCCGGCGATGAAGGCGGCCAGCGTCACGACCATGCGCGTGCTGCCGCCGCCGACCGTGTACAGGGTGCCGGAGGCACAGCCGCCGCCGAGCTGCATGCCGATGCCGAAAATGAAGGCCCCGACGATCACCGAAGTGCCGGCGGGCGACACCAGTCCGGTGACCGGGGCGCCGAACAGCGTGCCGCTGGAGAGCACGGGGAAGAACAGCAGCACGCCGAGCGCGAGCATGAGCATCTGGGCACGCAGGCCGGCGCCGCGCCCGTCGGCGATGAACACCCGCCAGGCCGAGGTGAAGCCGAATGCCGCGTGATACAGCGTGACGCCGAGCAGCGCGCCCACGGCGTAGAGCGCCGACTGGCGCCAGCCGGCCGCCTGCGCCAGGTACCAGCAGCCCGCCCCGATGAGCAGGAGCGCGACGGCGAAGGGTTTCAGGTTGATGTCGACGCGCGGGCGCGGGGACAGGGAGGACAGGGATGCGGGACCGGACATGGCGAATCGATGACGGAGTCGGGAAACCTGCCATTGTCGCGCGTTTTCGCACTTCTTGCAGGGTCCGCTGCGTGCTATCCTGCTTGCCTCTTGATCATGGGACGGGCGATGATGGCGAACTTGGGCGTGGCGCTGGCCACATTAGGGATGCTTCTTCCAGCGTCAGCCAGCGAGCCGCGGCAGCCGGACCCCAAGGCGACCGAGGTGTGGGCGCCCGAGCCCAGGCGCGTCGTTCCCGCCTCCCCGCTCGCGGCGCCGTCCGACGCGATCGTGCTGTTCGACGGGAAGGACCTGCGCGAATGGGTCTCGGCAAAAGCGTCCGACCAGGCCGCAGGCTGGAGCGTGGCCGAGGGCACGTTCACCGTGCGCGCCGGCAGCGGCGACATCCAGACCCGGCGCCTGTTCAGCGACTACCAGCTCCACCTCGAGTGGCGCGTGCCCACGACACTGGGCGGCAGCGGCCAGGGGCGCGGCAACAGCGGCCTGTTCCTTGCCTCGACGGGCCCGGGCAGCGGCTACGAGATCCAGATCCTCGACTGCGCCGACAACAAGACCTATGCCAACGGCCAGGCCGCCAGCATCTACAAGCAGCACATTCCGCAGGTGAACGCCTGCGCCGCGCCCGGAGAGTGGCAACGCTATGAGATCATCTGGACCGCGCCGCGCTTCGCACCCGACGGCAAGCTGCTGTCGCCGGCCCGCGTGACCGCCCTGCACAACGGCGTGCTGGTGCAGAACCATGTCGCCCTGCAGGGCGAGACCGTGTATGCGGGCAAGCCGTCCTACCGCCGGCACGGACCCGCGCCGATCAAGCTGCAGGACCACGGCGACGCCGTCAGCTTCCGGAATATCTGGGTGCGGCCGCTTTAACGGCCTAAGGTTTCCGGCTCAGCCGATCGCCGCGGCGATCGTGCGGACCAGCAGGGCCACGCCGCCGGCGACCAGCCGCGCGCCCACCACCGCGACCACGATCAGGACGGCCAGCTGGGCAAGGCGCAAGGCCAGCTCGTGACCGCGCCAGGCGCGGCCGAAGCGCAAGGGGCCATGCAGGCGCTGCGCAAAACCCGGTGTTGCCAGTCGAAGTTTCATGATTGTCTCCGATGTATGCATGTCTGTTGTGAGTCCAGCATACTCCACGACCAGGCTGCCTGCAAATGCACGCGGCAAGCCGCGTGCGTGGGCCTTCAGGCGCGGGCGGCGCGCGCCTTGTGCAGCTTGCGATAACTGTCGATCAGGCGCTGGTGCCGCTCCAGGCCTTCCAGCTTCATGCTGGTCGGCGTCAGGCCGTAGAAGCGCACGCTGCCGTCCACCGAACCCAGTACCGCGTCCATCCGCTCGTTGCCGTACATGCGGCGGAAGTTGACGACGTAGTCGTCCAATTCCAGCTCGTCGTCGAGCACGACTTCCAGCACCACGTTCATCGCCTGGTAGAACAGGCGGCGTTCGACGGTGTTGTCGTTGTATTGCAGGAAGGCGCCCACCAGTTCCTGCGCCTCGTCGAAGCGCTGCAGGGCCAGGTTGATCAGGAGGCGCAACTCGAGCACCGTCAGCTGTCCCCAGTCGGTGTTTTCGTCGAATTCGATGCCGATCAGGGTGGCGATGTCCGAGTACTCGTCCAGTTCGTTGCTCTCGAGGCGTTCGAGCAGCGCCGCCAGGGCGTCGTCGTCGAGGCGGTGCAGGTTCAGGACGTCTTCCCGGAACAGCAGGCTCTTGTTGGTGTTGTCCCAGACCAGGTCTTCCACCGGATAGATTTCCGAGTAGCCGGGCACCAGGATGCGGCAGGCATTGCTGCCCAACTGGTCGTACACCGCCGTGTAGACCTCCTTGCCCATGTCCTCGAGAATCCCGAGCAGGGTGGCGGCTTCCTCGGCGTTCGAATCCTGGCCCTGGCTTGAAAAGTCCCATTCGACGAAGTCGTAGTCCGCCCTGGCGCTGAAGAAGCGCCACGACACCACGCCGCTCGAATCGATGAAGTGCTCGACGAAGTTGTAGGGCTCGGTCACTGCCTCGCTGGCGAAGGTCGGCTGCGGCAGGTCGTTCAGTCCTTCGAAGCTGCGCCCCTGCAGCAGCTCGGTCAGGCTGCGCTCCAGCGCCACTTGCAAGCTCGGGTGCGCGCCGAACGAGGCGAACACGCCGCCGGTGCGCGGGTTCATCAGGGTGACGCACATGACCG from Massilia varians encodes:
- a CDS encoding SMP-30/gluconolactonase/LRE family protein, which encodes MNILTTPQCIWDVGAHLGEGALWHAAASAVYFVDIKGRRIHRCAADGSARRSWNAPGQPGFVVPAADGSMVCALEDGLYRFDPAAGAFAPLRRIEEDLPGNRFNDGHVDAGGNLWFGSMDDGQAAPTGALYRLGRDGVLARADDGYIITNGPAISPDGKTLYHTDTPLRRVYAFDLREDGSLAAKRVFLQLPEGSRPDGMAVDCEGHLWIALFGAGRIERYTAAGRLVGSVRFPCTNITKLAFGGPDLRTAYVTTAWKGLSPAQRLEQPLAGGLFAFRVDTPGLPHTVLALP
- a CDS encoding phytoene desaturase family protein encodes the protein MRDAIIIGGGHNGLVCAFYLARAGLKVTVLERRPVVGGAAVTEEFHPGFRNSVAAYTVSLLNPKVIADMELSKHGLRIVERPLSNFLPLDDTRYLKLGAGRTAQEVAKFSQRDAGRLEDYGRHLDSAADLLRELVLQTPPNRVQGSWLTALPELIKAGKLGNRMRGLSLATQRELLDLFTKSAGDYLDGWFESAPIKAAFGFDSVVGNYGSPYTPGSAYVLLHHVFGEVNGKKGAWGHAMGGMGAITQAMAKAAQAQGVEIRTGCAVEEVALEEGRARGVVTAGGERLDARVLVSNLNPRLLYTRLVDPGALPGDFLRRMQAWRCGSGTFRMNVALSELPSFSCLPGSQAAEHHGSGIIIAPSLQYMDRAYMDARTHGWSREPIVEMLIPSTLDPGLAPPGRHVASLFCQHVAPQLPDGASWDAHREEVADLMIATVDRYAPNFRRSVLGRQILTPLDLERTFGLVGGDIFHGALGLDQLFAARPMLGHADYRGPIPGLYTCGSGTHPGGGVTGAPGHNAAREVLRDVARGQRARDLA
- a CDS encoding YeeE/YedE family protein, which produces MSGPASLSSLSPRPRVDINLKPFAVALLLIGAGCWYLAQAAGWRQSALYAVGALLGVTLYHAAFGFTSAWRVFIADGRGAGLRAQMLMLALGVLLFFPVLSSGTLFGAPVTGLVSPAGTSVIVGAFIFGIGMQLGGGCASGTLYTVGGGSTRMVVTLAAFIAGSVIATAHMPFWSAQPQLAPLSMVNALGLVPALLLNLAVFALIAAITVAVEKRRHGRLVTPQLQAAAGPRWLHGPWPLVAGAVALVVLNFATLALAGRPWGVTSAFALWGAKTLSVLGVDIASWPYWTTKANAAALAAPLWRDVTTVMDIGIVLGAMLAAALAGRYAPVWRLPLRSLLAAVVGGLLLGYGARLAYGCNIGAYFSGILSGSLHGWLWLVAAFTGNVFGTRLRPLFGLEVERVKPSAC
- a CDS encoding 3-keto-disaccharide hydrolase, whose amino-acid sequence is MMANLGVALATLGMLLPASASEPRQPDPKATEVWAPEPRRVVPASPLAAPSDAIVLFDGKDLREWVSAKASDQAAGWSVAEGTFTVRAGSGDIQTRRLFSDYQLHLEWRVPTTLGGSGQGRGNSGLFLASTGPGSGYEIQILDCADNKTYANGQAASIYKQHIPQVNACAAPGEWQRYEIIWTAPRFAPDGKLLSPARVTALHNGVLVQNHVALQGETVYAGKPSYRRHGPAPIKLQDHGDAVSFRNIWVRPL